The Pseudomonadota bacterium sequence AGGCGCTGGCCAGCGTCGCCTGGTAGCCGGGCGCGACCGAGTAGGCCACGTAGCGCGTGTTGACGCCGGAGCCATCGGCGTCGAGCGCCCCCTTGCAGGTGAAGAGGTCGTAGGTGTCGAGGACGAACCGGTCGGGCTCCGCGCCCCCACCCGCCGCGGACTGGAACGAGCCGGCGTCGATCGCGCCCTTGGTGAGCCCGCACCGCGACTTGAGCCCGCCGACCGTCGCCTCGGCGTGGTGGATGAACCCGATCAGGGCATCGTTGGTGAACTTCGTGGAGTTCATCCCGTCGTTCTCCTCCACGTCGATTCCCGGCGGGCAGTAGTCGAAGTTCGGCCACTCGTGGCACTCGTAGCGGAAGAAGTCGCCGAGCATGTCGTAGCTCGCGGCCGTCTCCGGGCCGTCGGCGTAGACCGTGTACCCGTCGACCCCGGCGTCGGCGCCCTCCGCGACGAGCGGCAGCGACTCGAGGGAGGCCTCGGTGAAGTGGAGGGGCGTGTCCTCCGAGGGATCGTCCGCGCCGCAACCGGAGAGCGCCAGCGGGAACAGGGATGCAACTAGGGCGACGAGCGAGATCTTCATGGAGAACCTCCTTGGTGGTCACGCCACCAGCTGGCCGCCGTCGACGTTGAGCACCTGGCCGGTGACGTGGCGCGAGGCTTCGGAGCAGAAGAACGCCACGACGTTCGCGATCTCCTCGGGCTGGCCGAGCCGGCCCATCAGGATCTCGGAGATCGACTTCTTCTTCGCCTCCTCGTCCATCTTCGCGACCATCTCGGTCTCGATGAGGCCGGGCGCCACCGCGTTCACGTTGATGTTCTTGTTGCCGAGCTCGCGCGCGAGCGTCTTTGTGAACGCGATGATGCCGCCCTTCGACGCCGCGTAGTTCGACTGGCCGAACTTCCCGCGGATGCCGTTGATCGAGGTCACGTTGACGATCTTGCCGTACGCCTGCTCGCGGAAGATGGGCACCGCGGCCCGCGCGTAGTTGAAGTATCCTTTGAGGTTCACCTCGATGACCTTGTCCCACTGCTCCTCGGTCATCTTCCAGATCACGCCGTCCCAGTTGATCCCCGCGTTGCACACGAGGATGTGCAGGCCGCCGAACGCCTCCACGGCCGTCTTCACCATCGCGTCGGCGTCCTGGAAGCTCGCGACGTCCGCCTTCACCGCGAGCCCCTTGACGCCCATCCCCTCCATCTCGGCGACGACCGCCTTCGCCTCGTCGTCGTGTTTGCGGTAGTTGATGGCGACGTTCGCGCCGAGGCTCGCGAGCTTCCTCGCGATCGCCGTTCCGATGCCCAGGCTGCCGCCGGTCACGATGGCGCCCTTGCCCTTGAGATCGATCATGTTCGCTCCTTTCGCCGCGCGCGGCGGCTCAGCATCTGCTCGTGGATGCGACGCGCGTCGTCCCACTCCCGCCTCGCCTCGTCCGTCGACGGTTCGAGCTGCGGGATCGGGAGCGGCCTGCCGTCCTTGTCGACCGCCACCATGAACAGCGTGCCCGTGCAGCACTGGCGGCGATCCCAGATCTTCTTGTCGATGGCGAACACCCGGACGTGCGCGGCGCACGCGTGCGACGACGTGTACACGATCCGGGCCTGCACCTCGGCGATCTCGCCCTGCTTGACCGGCTCCGAGAACTCGAGCGCGTCGAGCGACGCCGTGACGAAGTGCTCGTGCGCGAAGCGCGACGCGGCGAGCCCGGCCGCGCGGTCCATGAGCGCCAGGATCCTGCCGCCGAACGCCGTGCCGTACGGGTTGGTGTCCCCCGGGAAGATCTCCTCGAGCACAGAGATCGGCTCCGAAACGGCCGGCGCCGCGCGGCCCTTCGCGGGTCGCCCCTTCAATCGGAGACCTTGACGACGACGGCGCCGCCCGTGTCGCCCGCCGCGCAGCCCGTGAACATGGCGTACCCGCCGCCGCGGACCGCGAGCTCCTCGACGAGCTCGATCACCGAGCGCAGCGCGGTCGGCCCCTGCGGGTGCCCCCAGATGTAGGAGCAGCCGAAGTTGTTGATCTCCTTCTGCGGAAACCCGAACTTCTTCGCGACGAGCACGTCGTTGACCACGAAGGGGTTGTGGGTCTTCAGTGCCTTCAGGTCCTTGACCTGGATCCCGGCGTCGGCGAGCGCGCGCTCGGCCGCCGGCACCATCGCCGCGCCCATGAACCCCTTCTTCACGCGGGAAGTGCCCACGCCGACGAGCTGCACGACGATCTTGGAATCGCGCGCGTACTCCGCGGCGCGCTCCTTCGTCGTCAGGATCATGCCGCTGTTGCCGTCGGCCGGGTGGGTCTGCGTGCCCGGGGTCACCGTCCCGCCTTCGAGCACCGGCTTCATGCCGGCGAACATCTCGGCGGACGCGGTCGTGATCCCCTCGTCGAGGGCGATCGTCTTGGCCCGCTTGCCCTTGCCGACCTCGACCGGGATCATGAAGCGCCGCAGGAACGCGGCGTCGTCCTTGAGCGCGTCCGCGTACTGCTCGCAGCGGCGGAGCGCGGCCTCTTCCTGCTCGGCGCGGGAGAGGTCGTACTCCTTGGCGACGTTCTCGGCGGTCTGGATCATGGAGTTCTTGGCCCAGGGATCATGGCCGAAGTTGTCCCAGACCCAGTCCTCGTGATCGCCGGTCGCGCCGGGCTTGTCCTGCCGCGGGTAATACAGGTGCGGGCCGTTGGAGCAGCGATCCGTCGCCACGACCAGCGTCGCGCCCGAGAAACCGGTCGCGAGGTCCTCCGCGGCCATGCGCATGCACATGATGCCCGTGATGCACGCCTGCCCGACGACCGGGCCGGTGGCGTGCGGGGCGCCTATCATCCCGGCGAGCCAAGGCCCGCCGTAGAAGCACGACGGCTGCGCGATCGTCTCGCCGAGGTAGATGTTGTCGATCTTTTCGGCAGAGAGCTTGCGCAGCTCGAAGAACCTGCGCCCGGTCGCGGCCGCGAGCTCGATCGCGTGCAGGTTCGCGAAGCTGCCCTGCCAGCGCGCGTAGGGGCTGCTCCAGTAGGCGCCGTACGGGATGTAGATGTTCTTGTAAGCCATGATCCGCCTCCGTTCACCGGCTCTCCCACTTCGGGGGGCGCTTCTCGAGGAACGCCGCGATGCCCTCGTTGGCGTCGTGCGTCTCCATCAAAACCTTCACATAGGCGTGCTCCATCCGGTCGAGCGTCGCCGGCAGGTCGCGGTGCCACGCCTCGCGCACGGCCCGATTGGCGTGCCGGAGCGACTCCGCGCTCTTGGGCAGGAAGTGCTTGGCGAGCGCCTCGGTGACGAGCGCGTTGCCGTCGTCGGCGACGGCGTGGACGAGGCCCCACGCGAGCGCCGTCTGGGCGTCGATCGACCGTCCAGTGAGCACGAGGTCGTCGGCGCGCGACTGGCCGATGATGCCCGGCAGGATCGCCGCGGCCACGGGCGGGAGCACGCCGAGCACGATCTCGGGCTGGCCGAACTTGGCGGACGGCTCGGCGACGACGAAGTTGCAGAACGACGCGAGCTCCATGCCGCCGCCGAGGCACTGGCCGCGCACGAGCGCGAACGTCGGCACCGCGCACGCGAGCAGCTTCTTGAACATCCCGTGGAAGCCGCGGATCATCTCCGGCGCCTTCTCCTTCACGTGCTCGGGCACGCTCGCGCCGAAGCAGAAGTGCTTGCCCTCGCCCTCGAACACGATCGCCTTGAGCCCCTTGTCGGCCGTCTCCGCGTCGAGGCAGGCGACGATCTCGCCCATCATCTGCGCGTCGAGCACGTTCCCGGGCGGGGCCGAGAGCACGATGCGGAGCACCTGACCGTCGTTCTCGCGCCGGACCTTGATCTTCTCCATGATGGCGTCTCCCTTCGGTTTGATTCGGGCCTCTAGAAGTCCGGCGTGAGGACGACGCGCTTCTCGAGCTTGCCGGCGTGGCCCTCGTCGAAGGTCGCCTCGATGCTGCTCATCGGGCGCGTCTCGGTGAACGGAGCGATCTGGATCTTCCCGTTCAGCACCATCTCGAGCACCTTCGGGTAGTACTTCGGCAGGCAGCCCCAGGTGCCGATCATCTCCGCGTCGAACGCCATGAGCCGCGAGACCATGTACTCGTTCACGGTGGTGCCGTAGCCGACCACGACGAGCTTGCCCACGAACGACAGGAGGTTGAGCGCGAGCTCCTGCCCGCCCTTTGCGCCTGTCACCTCGAAGATCTTGATGCCGAAGTTGTGCGGCACGCCCGCCTTCTTGCAGGCCTCGGTCACCTCGCCGCGCACGTCCTTGACGCTCTTGTCCCTCGAGTTGATGACGTGGTCGGCGCCGTACCCAAGCATCGCCTCGAGCTTCGGGGCGTTGATGTCGACGCCGATGACGAGCTTGGCGCCGAACGCCTTGGCCGTCTGCACCATGTAGCTCCCCACGCCGCCGGCCGCGCCGATGACGACGACCGTGTCGCCGCTCTTCACGTCGCCGCGCACCGCCGCCTGGTAGGGCGTCGTGACCGCGTCGGCGACGATGGCGAGCCGCTCGAGCGGCAGGTCGCCGCGGCCCTTCACCTCGCACAGGTCGGCGGACGGCACCGGGATGTGGCTCGCGAAGCCGCCGTAGATCCCGAGCGAGTTGCCGGGCATCTTCTGCGCGAGGCAGCGGTTGCCGCGGCCCGAGGCGCAGATCGGGCAGTCGTTGCACGGCATGACCGCCGGCACGATCACCTCCTTGCCGATCCAGGCGGCGTCGCCGGCGACCACGCGCCCCGAGATCTCGTGGCCGAGTGTGAGCGGCGGCTTGTTGACCGTGGGCACGCCGTCGAAGAAGTAGCCGAGA is a genomic window containing:
- a CDS encoding SDR family oxidoreductase encodes the protein MIDLKGKGAIVTGGSLGIGTAIARKLASLGANVAINYRKHDDEAKAVVAEMEGMGVKGLAVKADVASFQDADAMVKTAVEAFGGLHILVCNAGINWDGVIWKMTEEQWDKVIEVNLKGYFNYARAAVPIFREQAYGKIVNVTSINGIRGKFGQSNYAASKGGIIAFTKTLARELGNKNINVNAVAPGLIETEMVAKMDEEAKKKSISEILMGRLGQPEEIANVVAFFCSEASRHVTGQVLNVDGGQLVA
- a CDS encoding acyl-CoA thioesterase, giving the protein MKGRPAKGRAAPAVSEPISVLEEIFPGDTNPYGTAFGGRILALMDRAAGLAASRFAHEHFVTASLDALEFSEPVKQGEIAEVQARIVYTSSHACAAHVRVFAIDKKIWDRRQCCTGTLFMVAVDKDGRPLPIPQLEPSTDEARREWDDARRIHEQMLSRRARRKERT
- a CDS encoding thiolase family protein; protein product: MAYKNIYIPYGAYWSSPYARWQGSFANLHAIELAAATGRRFFELRKLSAEKIDNIYLGETIAQPSCFYGGPWLAGMIGAPHATGPVVGQACITGIMCMRMAAEDLATGFSGATLVVATDRCSNGPHLYYPRQDKPGATGDHEDWVWDNFGHDPWAKNSMIQTAENVAKEYDLSRAEQEEAALRRCEQYADALKDDAAFLRRFMIPVEVGKGKRAKTIALDEGITTASAEMFAGMKPVLEGGTVTPGTQTHPADGNSGMILTTKERAAEYARDSKIVVQLVGVGTSRVKKGFMGAAMVPAAERALADAGIQVKDLKALKTHNPFVVNDVLVAKKFGFPQKEINNFGCSYIWGHPQGPTALRSVIELVEELAVRGGGYAMFTGCAAGDTGGAVVVKVSD
- a CDS encoding enoyl-CoA hydratase-related protein, with product MEKIKVRRENDGQVLRIVLSAPPGNVLDAQMMGEIVACLDAETADKGLKAIVFEGEGKHFCFGASVPEHVKEKAPEMIRGFHGMFKKLLACAVPTFALVRGQCLGGGMELASFCNFVVAEPSAKFGQPEIVLGVLPPVAAAILPGIIGQSRADDLVLTGRSIDAQTALAWGLVHAVADDGNALVTEALAKHFLPKSAESLRHANRAVREAWHRDLPATLDRMEHAYVKVLMETHDANEGIAAFLEKRPPKWESR
- the had gene encoding 6-hydroxycyclohex-1-ene-1-carbonyl-CoA dehydrogenase; its protein translation is MANVPSKIQCWQMVEPWSKNKETGEKKPGRLQKAAIDVPALQAGEALVEVAGCGVCHTDLGYFFDGVPTVNKPPLTLGHEISGRVVAGDAAWIGKEVIVPAVMPCNDCPICASGRGNRCLAQKMPGNSLGIYGGFASHIPVPSADLCEVKGRGDLPLERLAIVADAVTTPYQAAVRGDVKSGDTVVVIGAAGGVGSYMVQTAKAFGAKLVIGVDINAPKLEAMLGYGADHVINSRDKSVKDVRGEVTEACKKAGVPHNFGIKIFEVTGAKGGQELALNLLSFVGKLVVVGYGTTVNEYMVSRLMAFDAEMIGTWGCLPKYYPKVLEMVLNGKIQIAPFTETRPMSSIEATFDEGHAGKLEKRVVLTPDF